The genomic DNA GCGCCTCCTGAGCGAGCAGCGCGCTATACTCCCAGCGTCAGCAGGGGAGTGGTACTGGATGCATCTGAGTCAGCCGTACCGCCGTATATTGCAGTGGAGCGGCCTCGCTCGCCGAGCACGAGAAACCACGACGGAACTGGAACGAGCGAGTGATGAGCTCCTCGTCCAGCGTGTCGTAGAAGGAGATATCCGCGCCTTCGAACTGCTCTACGATCGCTATGCTCGGCCGGTCTTCTCCCTCGCCTTCCGGATGCTCGGCGACCCTGGCGAGGCAGAGGAGTTGCTGCAGGAAACGTTCGTGCGGCTCTGGCAGCAAGCCGCTCGCTACGACGCGCACCGTGGGTCTTTCGGGAGTTGGCTCATGAGCATTGCCCATAATCTGGCTGTCGACGCCCTCCGACAGCGGAGCCGCCGTCCTCAGCGCGCCGACTTCGTCGATTTGGCTACGTTTCCGTTCCACGACATCGACGAACGTGCGACCGCCCTGGAAGCCGCCGAGGTGAGCGAGCTCCGTGATCGTGTGCGTCGCGCCCTCGCCCAACTCCCGGAGCCGCAGCGACAAGTAATCGAACTCGCCTATTTCGGCGGACTCACCCACAGCGAGATCGCCACCGTGCTCGGCGAGCCGATCGGAACGATCAAGACACGGCTCCGGCTCGCGATGCAGAAGCTGCAAGTCTTGCTACGCGATCATCCCAACGGGGCTCTCGGCGATGGTTGAAGTGGACGCTCCTCGAACTGGCTGTCCAGAAGACCTCATCGGCGCGTACGCGCTCGGTGCGCTCGATCCTGAAGACCTCGAGGTCATCGAGCGTCACTTGGCCCTATGCGAGCGCTGCCGCCAGGCGATCGCTGACGCTCGCCGCACTGCCCAATTGCTCGCGTTCTCGGCACCGCCGCAACCGGTGCCGGCCCATGC from Thermomicrobium sp. 4228-Ro includes the following:
- a CDS encoding RNA polymerase sigma factor, which produces MHLSQPYRRILQWSGLARRARETTTELERASDELLVQRVVEGDIRAFELLYDRYARPVFSLAFRMLGDPGEAEELLQETFVRLWQQAARYDAHRGSFGSWLMSIAHNLAVDALRQRSRRPQRADFVDLATFPFHDIDERATALEAAEVSELRDRVRRALAQLPEPQRQVIELAYFGGLTHSEIATVLGEPIGTIKTRLRLAMQKLQVLLRDHPNGALGDG